The genomic window AATGAATAACTGGCAAACTTCTACATGAGAAAGATGATGTATGTTATGAgatgaataagatgaagaaaaagttaattgTAAGATACCACAGAAAGTAATAAATGTGATGCATACATTACAGAACAGATGAAAAGACATGACCACGGTCTGTATGTAGAGACActtgctttctcaccacaatAATTCAAAGGCCGCAGCAATGATtaccaggttctcaagagtgtttcaacagttaataatgtacaaatctTATTAATTTGACATTAGAACCACAAAACAGCCTTAAAAACTTGTCACTTGAActagagcattttgaaagtCATTGGGGTGCGGAGAGAAGTCTTTCCAAGTATGGTACCTTGACACAATGACAAAATTATTATCACAAATGAATGACATCTAGGAACAACAATATCTTTGGCATTCATTTGGTTTTCAAGAGTGAATCATTAAAGCTGAGAGTACAGAATATCATGAAGATACTAATATAACGCTGGAACTTGAATACATTATAAAACTtggtaattatgaaaaaaaaaaaacatgtaacttTAAAGctgccaataataataatagtagtattaataataataatgatgatgatgataataataataataaaaataataataataataataataataataataataataataataataataataataataataatgaaatgacaTACCTAATGAAAGCTGAAGAAACTCACATGTAATTTAAGctgcaaataataatgatgatgaaaaaaatatgacatgaCCATAAAagcttgataataataataataataataataataataataataataataataataataataataataataataataataatgataataataatggataaTAGTTATATAGCAGAAGAAACTGACTTGACaactaataaatataatataaataaataaatgaataaataaataaataatgacatgATCCTGATATGCATCTTAGCAGCTCAGCATTGGAACCACCTCATGTCCACCCCTTACTCAACAAAGCAACACTACAtcatcacctcacctcacttcacttcacctccTCATTCAACAATGAACTGGAAGGGAGAAGAATTTCATGGGGTCATTTCAGCCACACTGCCTCTCTTCTTTTGACTTGTATGGTAGTGTtgagttccttccttcctggaggtggtggtggtagtgagtcTACATGATGACACAGTTCGGCTTCGCTTTTCCCTTCTTTGGTCCATCCACTGGTGGCGCATCTCGGATGATTCTCACCACCTGGGGACACACAGCTGTGGTAGagcttgtacacacacacacacacacacacatgcaaaatacataacAAAGTTGACCCAATCCTGtgaaaatacaaacaacacacacacacacacacacacacacacacacacacacacacacacacacacatcctgtgaaaatacatacaaacaaaaacacacacacatacaagcatacacacacacacatataaatacataacaaacttgactcaatcctctaaaaatatacacaagtacacacacacacacatatatacacatacaaaaaacataacaaggttgactcaatcctgtgaaaatacaaacaggtaaacacacacacacctcatggaAAGCCTTGTCTACATTGAGGGGTGGGTCCTTGGCACTGGTCTCGATGTAGGAGATGGAGAGGCGCTGAGCCAGGTCGCGCCCCATCTCCTCACTGACCTGGCGGAGGTGCACCAGGTCCACCTTGTTTGCCACCAGCAGCATCGGGTACGAGTCCCTGTGGAGGTCACCAGAGGTCAACGAAGGTCAAGTTATGATAAACCAGTGGTCctaacctcttctctctctctctctctctctctctctctctctctctctctctctctctctcatcctgtccTGATTgttgatcctgagaattttgcttatgtcaccctTTTATCTTGGCTGAGTAAAGTGATGTACAGTTACTCTAATGaaatagctttctctctctctctttctctctctctctctctctctctctctctctctctctctctctctctcttcctaagtCTCACCTATCCTTGACACGCAGTATCTGGGTGTAGAAGTGTGGAATGTTTTCATagctctgtttgtctgtcactgAATAGACCAGCATGAAACCATCACCTTTCCTCATGTACTGCTCCCTCATGGCACTGAACTCCTCCTGCCCGGCTGTGTCCAGAACTGTGGGGCATCAGGACATTAGAACATGGAAAGCAGGGACATGGGAGGTTTATAATGCtttaatgataacagtaataatgacaacagcAGGTATATTTATCAAGAAGCACCAAACAATATGATTGTGCAGTTAGTTTAAAGATCTAGATTTACATGTTCAATACTTACATGGAattaaggaaaaagggaaatagacAACATAACACTACAAAATTAATCccacagcaacaccaacacacatgaatacacacaaaaatacacccACCATCCAGAATACACCACTGGGCATCCACCTCTGTGTGTTGTATGTACGAGTCCTCAATAGTCGGGTCGTAGTCAGTGACAAAGAGACGCTGGAAGAACTGAATGGTGAGTGCTGACttgccaacaccaccatcaccgacCACCACCAGCTTAAAGGTCGGCAGCTTGTCTGATGGTGGCTTggacatggtgtgtgtgtgtgtgtgtgtgtgtgtgtgtgtgtgtgtgtgtgtgtgtgtgtgtgtgtgtgtgtgtgtgtgtgtgtgtgtgtgtcttagtccttgatttttttttcttcttctctttgttttttttcctttccttctttcctgttccCTCTTACACCTAAATTTGAATAAGGGCATTAGAACaataatatcatcattattatcattattatcattatcattgtcatcatcattatcattattgcagAAAAATGAAATGACAAAAACACCATCACTctcctttcatcaccatcattacaacTACCATCATTGTCATTACTCTTATTAAAGCATTCAAAACCCAGTTGTGgcattaatgagaaaaaaatattatataacaaaacaagacaaaacaaataaaaaaacaaataaaaaaagatgcagaGTGGGAAATAATCACCTGAACATCATACCATTATAAAGGTGAGACAAGTGTGCTGGGAGACAACACAGGTAGACATGCACTATTGGGAATATCTTAACTAATCTACTCTAGGAAAtgcatgacaaaaaataaactgaaaacttgtgaactattttgacagcaaAGAAAAGCATTAAGTcctcaggaaataaaaaaaattgactgacacacacaaacacacacacacacacacacacacacacacacacacacacacacacacacacacacacacacacacagttttgcattttcatcactTAGACTTCAAGGTTACATTTTTTTACCAAAAGAAGAGGTGTGGCAGCTCACCTGTGGGGTGGTGAAGGGGGGCAAACAACCCTCCTCGTTGACACAGCACTCGTCCTCGTCCACCTCACGGAGCTCCTTGTATGCTAACATTGCCTGCTGTGTCTGTgcagggaagagagatagatacatggataggt from Scylla paramamosain isolate STU-SP2022 chromosome 40, ASM3559412v1, whole genome shotgun sequence includes these protein-coding regions:
- the LOC135092535 gene encoding ras-related protein M-Ras-like; its protein translation is MSKPPSDKLPTFKLVVVGDGGVGKSALTIQFFQRLFVTDYDPTIEDSYIQHTEVDAQWCILDVLDTAGQEEFSAMREQYMRKGDGFMLVYSVTDKQSYENIPHFYTQILRVKDRDSYPMLLVANKVDLVHLRQVSEEMGRDLAQRLSISYIETSAKDPPLNVDKAFHEVVRIIRDAPPVDGPKKGKAKPNCVIM